CCCCGGCCTCTACCGCCCCCAGCACCTCGCTGAGTTCCTCGGCAGCCGATGCGTAGTCGGCGCTCAGTGAACTCCATGTCCCAGCTGCCGCCAACACCGGGCCGGAACCTGGCCCGCTGCTCAACAGTGCTGAATGAAACTCCGGCGGCAACGCCATCCAGGCTGGCGCGGTCACGCAAGCCGCCAGTTCGGATACACCGACGCCGCAGCGGCATCACCGGCGGCGTAGTTGACGCCGGCCTCACCCACTCCGATCCCCGATCGGCCGAGTTCGGCTGTGCCCTGGGCCGCCACCACTTCATGCCGGCCGCCGAAGAGGCTCAGCGTGGCCGCGCTCTGCACCGATACCAAGTCGGCCGCGGGAGGAACCACCGCCGTGATCACCGGCGCCGCACTGGCGTGTGCGGCGGCAAGCCTAGCTGTCAGCGCTTCCACGCGTGCGCAGGCAGCGGCCAGTCCTTCAGGGACGACATGTAGCGGCATGACCAATCTCCTTCCGTACTGGGGCAAATCCACGGCGACTACCTCGATGGGTACTCATACGACCACCGCGGCCCACGGGTGTCGACCACCGATCAGGGCGCCGCCGCGCCACAGCAAGCGGATTCGGAGCCCGAACGGATGCCCGCACCGAGTTGGAATACGTTGTCACTCAACGTGTTTCGGAATTCAGGGGAGTCATGTTAATCCCCAGTAGGGACTTGCGCTGAGTTTGAATCAGAAGGTGCCGAAAGGCGCACCGGCACTTGACCATCGGATGATCCGGGCGCGCCTCGCCGCACACCTATCACCGAAAGGCGGCTACTACGGACTCGGTAGGCAGACCGTCAAGGCTGACGCTGCAATGACTTTCGTTGTTCTACAACGGTTTACCGTCGTCACGACGGTTGATGAGCGCATACCGAGAGGTACGCGCGATTCGCTCTGAAAGCGGGATGGACTCGACGACATGAGGTTTCGAGTCGAGGAACTGCTCGAGGGCGGAAAGCCGCACGCGAGCAAAGGCTCCGGCAGCCGCGGTCGTCAGACGAGCCGGAGAAAGGCCGCGACTGTCGACGGCGAACGTAAGTACCGCGACAGGCGGTCGAAAGTAGGGAAGACCGTCAGGGTGCGGCGTACCGACCATGACGATATTTGGCGTGGGTGCCCACTTGGGTCACCGAACGTGTAACCCCTCCCGTGGTGTCACAGGCAGCAGCGGCGACATCGCCCCTGGCGGTTCAGCTGACGATCCCGCGATTCCTGGCAGCCCGGCACGACTCGGCCGGCGGCCTGCGTCGGAGCGGCCATCAGGACCTCCATGAATTGGCGGATCAGTGCGCCGAGCACGCCGCGACGCGCGCCCGCTGGTCAAGCGACTACACGATGTAGTGCGGTTAGCGTAACTAGCAGGCGGCCAGCCCAGAACAGAGCTGCGGCGGCGGGTGCCGGCCCGCACCGTCCTCGACGATTTTCCGGTCGTGCAGGTCTAGGAGCGATTGCCCATCGCAGCAATCCGGTGAGCTACGTCCAACGTAGCTATGCCCAGGAACGCACCGGCCGTGTTGCTACCGCCAATGCGGTAGCGCTGCAGTTGAATTGACAGTTCTTCGAGCCGTTACTACGCCCGGCAACGGCGATCGAAGACCTATCGTGCGCATACTTGCGGCAAAGCCTCAACGGCGAGCTCACGCGACCGCCGAAAGCCAGCGCCACCGACATGTACCGGATTGCATTCCCGGTGAGCCAAACCAGCCCCCTGCCGAGATCGCTTATTCGTCTTCGAGGGCTGCCAGTACTTCGTCGGACAGATCGACGTTGGTCCACACGTTCTGCACGTCGTCGTTGTCCTCAAGAGCATCAACCAACTTCAACACCTTGCGAGCCCCCTCAACATCGACCGGGACACTCACCGACGCCTGAAAACTCGCCTCAGCCGAGTCGTAATCAATCCCCGCCTCCACCAACGCACTACGCACCGCCACCAAGTCCCCCGGCTCCGAGATCACCTCAAAGCTCTCCCCCAAATCATTGACATCCTCAGCACCGGCATCCAACACCGCCGCCAACACGTCATCCTCAGTCAACCCATTCTTATCCAGGGTCACCGTGCCCTTACGACTGAACAGATACGCCACCGAACCCGGATCGGCCATCTGACCACCGTTACGAGTCATCGCCACCCGCACCTCACTGGCCGCACGATTGCGATTGTCGGTCAAACACTCGATCAACACCGCCACCCCATTAGGCCCATAACCCTCATAGGTGATCGTCTGGTAATCCGCCCCACCAGCTTCCTCACCAGCACCACGCTTACGCGCCCGCTCAATATTGTCGTTGGGCACCGAGTTCTTCTTCGCCTTCTGAATGGCGTCAAACAACGTCGGATTACCCGACGGATCCCCACCACCAACCCGCGCCGCAACCTCAATATTCTTGATCAACCGCGCAAAATTCTTGCCACGACGAGCGTCAATGACAGCCTTCTTGTGCTTCGTGGTCGCCCACTTGGAATGGCCGCTCATAACCCGCCCTACCTCACTGTTGCGTCAAAACTTTGCGCGACGAGTCTACGTGTCAGTCCTGTTCGCGTGCCGGGGGCTGCTCGGGTGGGAAGAATCCCGGCGCCCATCGCTCGATCAGCGCGGCGTAGTCGACGTGCGCGTCCAGCTGCACCGCTACGCCCAGCAGACCGCCCAGCGTGCGCAGCAACATGACGTAACCAGCGGGAATGGTCAGCCGGCGAGCCATCTTGAATCGGTCGGCGAAGCCTTCCGCCATCGGATCGGTGGTGACCAGCGCAGACTTCTGGAACCACTTGCGGGTGAAATGGAACTCCCCCGAGCGCAGCGGGTCGATGTAGGGCCACAGCGGCTGGATGTACTCCACCAGCTGCTCGGCACTCAGGTCATAGTCGGCAGGCATGAACCCGAGTTGCTTGAGCAGCCGGATCGCCTCGTCCCACTGCTCGTCCCGAGCCCAGCACAGCAGTTCGGCGAATCCCGGCGGGATGCCCTCGGGATGTTCGGCCACCGCGCCGAAGTCGATGACGCCTAGCCGACCGTCGGGCAGCATCATGAAGTTGCCCGGATGCGGGTCGGCATGCACCAGCCCGACGCGCGCCGGCGAGCTCAAGGTGAACTCCAGCAGCAGCGCGCACGCGGAGTCTCGCTCCTGTCTCGTGCCACTGTTGATGATCGCCGACAGCCGCCGGCCTTCGATCCACTCCGAGACGATGACTTTCGGCGCGCTGGCGATCACCGCCGGAACGAAGAACTTCGGGTCATCGGCATAGGCCTTGGCGAAGGCCCGCTGATTGTCGGCCTCCTGGCGGTATTCGAGTTCGGCTTCCAGGGTGTCGTTGATCTCCGTGACCAGCCGGTCTACGTCAGCGCCGGGAACGACCTGCTTGGCGACCCAGTTGAACCGCTGAATCAGCTTGAGATCGGCGCGCAGCGCCTCGTCGGCACCGGGATACTGGATCTTCACGGCGACCTCGCGGCCGTCCTTCCAGACCGCCCGGTGGACCTGCCCGATGCTCGCCGAGGCAGCGGGGGTGTCGTCGAAGGACGCGAAACGCTCCCGCCATTTGGTCCCAAGCTGGGCGTCGAGCACCCGGTGCACCTTGGCGGCCGGCAGCGGCGGAGCCTCGCTTTGGAGCTTGACCAGCGCCTCGCGGAACGGTTCGGCGAACTGCGGAGGAATCGCAGCCTCCATCACCGACAGCGCCTGGCCAACCTTCATGGCGCCGCCCTTGAGCTCGCCGAGCACCTTGAACATCTCGTCGGCGGCCTTCTCCAGGAGCTCGGCGTTGACCTCGTCTTTGGTCTTGCCGGTCATCCTCTTACCCACACCGAGCGCTGCGCGGCCTGCGACTCCAGCCGGAAGGCTCGCCAGTTTTACTGCGCGACGAAATCCGCCCCGCGCGAGATCTGCCATGCCGACATCATGCCTGGCGGTCCCGGCGGCGGTGTTCCCGGTCACCCAACTGGCGGCCAGCAACGGGCGCGACTTCTCAGACCCGCCCCGCGACAATGTCGACGAAGAGCCGGTGAATACGGCGGTCGCCGGTCACCTCCGGGTGAAACGAGGTGGCCAACACGCGTCCTTGCCGCACCGCAACGGGATGACCCGCTGCCTCGGCCAGCACCTGAACCCCCGGTCCGATCCGCTCCACCCACGGTGCTCGGATGAACACCGCGTGTACCGGTTCGTCCAAGCCGTCGAATACAACGTCGCCCTCGAAAGAATCGACCTGACGACCGAAAGCGTTGCGCCGCACGGCCATATCGATGCCGGACAACGGAATTGCGGCACGACCCTGCGCGCCGGCATCAAGGATCTCGCTGGCCAGCAGAATCATTCCCGCGCAGGAACCGTACGCCGGCATCCCGTCGGCAAGCCGCGCCCGCAGCGGATCCGCCAGCTCCAGCTCGCGCAGCAGATGACTGATCGTGGTCGACTCGCCGCCGGGAATCAACAGCGCGTCGACCGCATCCAGCTCGGAGCGGCGGCGTACCAGCACCGGATCGGCACCGACAGCGCTTAGGGCGGCAAGGTGTTCACGGACGTCGCCCTGCAGGGCCAGGACGCCGATGTGCGAGCCGCTCACTGGCCGGTCGGCTGATATCCCGACGGATAGCGGGTCAGCCCCTCCTGCATGACGGCAGCCACCATGTCCCCGGATCGGTTGTAGATCTTGCCCTGAGTCAGCGCGCGGCCGGCACCCGCCGACGGCGACGACTGGTCATAGAGCAGCCATTCGTCGGCCCGGAACGGGCGCATGAACCACATCGCGTGATCGAGCGACGCCACCTGCAAGACGTCCCGCTCACCTGGGTGGATCGCCCAGGAGGTGCCCAGCAGGGTCAGGTCGCTCATGTAGGCCAGCGCGCAGATGTGCAGCACCGGATCGTCGGGCAACCGGTCGCGATGGCGGAACCAGACCTGCTGCTCGGCAACCTTGCCCGGCATGTGCGGCAGCTGCTCACGCGGCACCCGGCGCAGATCCCACTCGGCGAACGCCTTGAAGCCTTCGTCGTCGAAGGCCTTCATCGCGGCGATGTCGGGCAGGTCTTTCGGGTCGGGTGCGTCGGGCATCACGTCTTGGTGCTCGATGCCCTGCTGTTCGGTCTGGAACGACGCCGACATGTTGAAGATGGTTTCGCCGTGCTGGATGGCGTTGACGCGCCGCGTACAGAACGAACCACCGTCGCGGACCCGCTCCACGGTGAACACCGTGGGCGCCTTGGCATCTCCGGGACGCAGAAAGTATCCGTGTAGCGAGTGGACCCGGTAGCGGGGGTCCACGGTACGCACCGCCGACACCAATGCCTGGCCGGCGACGTGGCCGCCGAAGGTGCGCTGGTTGTCCGCCGAGAGCGGGCTGAACACACTCCCGCGGTAGATGTTGACCTCGAGTTGTTCCAGATCGAGGATCTCTTCGATCGCCACGAAGAAGTTCTACCAGCCGCGTTCGGCAAGCCGGTGCGGTTGCGCGATGTCCTCCACATTGATGCCGACCATCGCTTCGCCCAGCCCACGCGATACCCGGGCCAACACGTCGGGGTCGTCGTAGAAGGTGGTCGCTTTGACGATCGCCGCTGCACGCGCAGCGGGGTCACCGGACTTGAAGATGCCCGAACCGACGAAGACGCCCTCCGCGCCGAGCTGCATCATCATCGCGGCATCCGCCGGGGTGGCGATGCCGCCCGCGGTGAACAGCGTCACCGGCAGCTTCCCGGCCCTGGCCACCTCTGCGACCAGATCGTAGGGCGCTTGCAGTTCCTTTGCGGCAACGAACAATTCGTCTTCGGAGAGCGACGTGAGCCGACGGATCTCGCCGCCGATGGACCGCATGTGGGTGGTGGCGTTGGAGACATCACCGGTGCCCGCCTCGCCCTTGGAACGAATCATGGCCGCACCCTCGGTGATCCGGCGCAGCGCCTCACCCAGGTTGGTCGCCCCGCACACGAACGGCACGGTGTACTGCCACTTGTCGATGTGGTGGGTGTAGTCGGCCGGGGTCAGCACCTCGGACTCGTCGATGTAGTCCACCCCGAGGCTCTGCAGGATCTGCGCCTCGACGAAGTGCCCGATTCGCACTTTGGCCATCACCGGGATGGTGACCGCGGCGATGATGCCCTCGATCATGTCCGGGTCGCTCATCCGCGAAACCCCGCCCTGGGCACGGATGTCGGCGGGCACCCGCTCCAGTGCCATCACCGCGACGGCGCCGGCGGCCTCAGCGATACGAGCCTGGTCCGGGGTGACGACGTCCATGATGACGCCGCCCTTGAGCATCTCGGCCATGCCGCGCTTTACTCGCGCAGTACCCGTTTGTCCGTCGGGTGCCGAACCGTTCTGCGCCGCGCTGTCCACTGAATGCTTCTCCTTGCTGGCCTGCCGATACCCGCTCAGTGTAGTGGGCCGACGCCAGCCGTTTTCCCGCCGATTACCGCTACACCGTGAACACCGGCCCCGCCGGAGGCGGATCGGCGAGCAGCGCAGGCAAGACGAACACCCGCACATAGCGGCGGACCTGGTCGGCGTCCTGAACACCGGGGATGAGTCCCAGCAGCAGTCCGAGTGCGGTCGAGAGCACGAACCGCGCCGCGTCGCTCGAGTGCAGACCGGGCCGCAACTGCGGTGCGGCCTGGCGGAATCCCAGCTCGTAGAGCCCGGCCAGCAACTCGCCCAGCGTCGCCGACCGCGCGATCAACGCGGCGACATTGCCCTCGTCGGTGTGCTCGGAGATGACCCGGAGCAGTGGGTCCTGGGCAACCTCGGTCGCCACGATGACCAGGGACTCTGTCACCAGCGTTGCGGGTCCATGCGGCGGTTCCAGCCGGGCGGTGATCTCGGCGATCTTGCGTCCGGCCACCCGCACCACCAATGCGTCCAGCAGTTCGTCACGGGTGGCGAAGTGGCGGTAGATCACCGCCCGGGTGTAACCGGCTTCCGCTGCGATCACCTGCATCGTCGAGGCGCGGTAGCCGCGACGGGCGAAGGAGCGCTCCGCGGCATCGAGCAGCAGCTCTCGGGCGTGCTCGGGAGGGTTCCCGCCACCAGGGGGTCGACCCCGCCCGCGCACGGTCACTCGCCCCGTCGACATATATGGACATTCCTGCACATATGCCTATTATTAACCTCACTGCATTCCCCGCGCGTTTCCGACGGAAGGTCGTCGCATGGCGGCAAGGATTACCGGCGTTCCCGAGCAACGAGACTGGCCGGCCGTGTTCGGCTCCTGGCGCCTGCTGGCCAATCCGGGCCGCAACGGCGGATCCGCGTTCGACCTGATCGTCGGGCTGGCGGCTCCGATTCTGGCCCGCAGCTATCACCAACTGCGGGCGCATCCCAACGGCCGGCGGCTGTTCGCCGAGAAGCCGGATCTGTTGGCGCTGCTCGGCGACGACGACTATCTGGCCTCGTTGCCGGTGGGCTCGCTCGGCCATGCCTATCGGTCGTTTCTGCGCACCAATCGTTTGGATGCCGGGGTGTTCGACGTGGACACCGTGATCCGGCCGATCGCCGAGCGTCGCGGCTGGGACGACGACTTCTTCTACATGATGCGGCGCGGCACCGCCCTGCACGACATGTTCCACACCCTGGGCGGCTATGGCCCGGACATGGGCGGAGAGTTCGGCAATCTGGGTTTTCACTGCGGCCAGATGGAGCCGTCCGGCGCCCTGAAGACGCTGACTCTTGGGCTGCTCGGACCCCTCATCCCGGCCTCACCGCGGCGCAAGAACCGGTACTTCCGTGAGGCGGTCCGCCGCGGCCAGCGCGCCGACAATTTGATGGCAGCCCCCTACGAGGAGCTGCTGGACCAGCCGATCATCGAGGTTCGGGAAGCGTTGGGCGTCATGCCGACGCGTAGTGCGCACCCGGGCGGCCACATGTTCATCGGCTGGATGCCGCCGGGCATGAAGCCGCCGACCCGCTGGGATTACGACGCGACTCTTCCTGCCGCCTGAATCCGCCCGTCGGCCGGTCGGTCAGATGGTCAAGACCATCCGGTAGCGCGCCCGCCCCTGCTCCATGGCGGCGTAGGCCTCGGCGGCCTGGGCCAGCGGACGCTCCTCGATACGGGCCCGAACCCCGGACAGCACCGCGAAGGCCATGGTCTCCTCGACATCGCGGGCGGTGCCCGACGGGTGGCCGGTGACGCTGAGCCCGGGGGTGATCAGCTGTACGGGGGCGATCGGCAGCGGCTCGCCCGTGACCCCGATGATCACCAGTTCCCCCCTCGGCGCCAACCCGCCCAGGGTGTCGGCCATCGCTCGCGAATTGGCCGCGGTGGCCAGCACCACCGACGCACCGCCCAGCGCCGCCATCGCCGCAGCGACGTCGCCGGCGGTCGAGTCGATGTAGTGGTGGGCACCGAGCGCGAGCGCATCGGCTTCCTTGGCTTCTCCACGTGCGATCGCGATCGTCTCGAAGCCCATCGCCCGCGCGAACTGCACGCCCAGGTGCCCCAAACCACCCAGGCCGAGCACTGCGACCCGGTCCCCCGGTCGCGCCCGGGTAGACCGCAGTGCGTGGTAGGTGGTGACGCCCGCGCAGCCCATGGGAGCGGCTTCGACGAAGGACAGCTCGTCGGGGATTCGGGCCAACGCGTTGGCCGGAACCGTCACCGATTCGGCGTAGCCGCCCGGGTAGTGCCAGCTGGGCACCTGACCGTTGGCGCAGTGGATGAAATCGCCTTTGCGGCAAGGAATGCAATGGTTGCAGTGTCCTCCGAACCAGCCGACCGCGACCCGCTCACCGAGCTGCCAATCCGTCACGCCCGGCCCGATTTCGACGATCGTGCCGGCGATCTCGTGGCCGAGGGTCAGCGGCCAGGTCATGGCGGGAAAGCCACCGCTGACGAAGGCGTGGTCGGTGCCGCAGACACCGCACGCGGCAACGGCGATACGAACCTGGCCGGGACCCGGCGATGAGGTGTCGACATCGACAAGAGTCAGCGGCGCATCGACAGCGGCTACGTGAACAGCGCGATGTGTTGGCATGGCGGCTCCCTGGGTAGCGAGGTTGATTCGCCCGAGGCGTGTTCAGCCTAAGCCGCGCAAGTCAGGAAATCCGGCTAAGACCGGTATCAGCTCCGGCGCCGCCGTCGACCGAGCGAGCCGCTTGGGCCAGACGATCGCCCAGTTGTAGCGGGTAGACCTTCTGACCGCCGGCGGCCAGGGCCGCGATCTCTGCGGCATCGCACCAGCGATGGCCGTGCAGGTAGCGCTGCTCCAGCCCGGTCCGGCCGGCCCCGGATGGCTCGAACCGCGCAGTGCGGTAGGCGAAGAAGAACTCCTGGCTGTCGATGCGCTCACCGTTGAACTCGAACACGGCGTCGCGGCGCCAGATCGGTCCGACCAGCTCACCCGGGTCGACCCGCAAGCCGGTCTCCTCGGCCAGTTCGCGGGCCGCGGCCTCGGCGAGCGGCTCGTCGGGCAACACCTGACCGCCGACGGTGAACCACCACCGCGGCGCGGGATTGGCCGCATCATCGGGCAGGGCCGGATCGTGACCGCACAGCAACAGCACCGATCCGCCCTCGTCGAGCAGCACCACCCGCGCCGAGATACGCGGGTCCAGCACGCCGCGACCGCCGTGGGCGACCATGCCGGCCCGCTCCACGATCTCGAAATACGTTGGCATCGGTGCTGTTCCACCGAGGTGCAGAACTTGGACCAACGGCCGTTCGCGCAGTGCCACCGTGTCACGGACCGCGTCGTTGTGGAACCGGCGGGCCAGCAGCACTCGCGCCTCGGCGTCTGCCAATTCGGCGACCATCACATGCGGCAGCGACTGGGCATCGACCATCGCCAGCTCGGCCGACAGCGCGTTCTCCGCGGACTCCCGTGCGTGGCGCGGTGCCCGCTCGGCGACATCGGCCACGGCAGCCAGTCGCCGACCGGCCACCTGGTCCCCGTAGGCGTCGATCGCGACGGCCCGGGCCACCACTGCGCGGCGCGCCAGCGCGGCGTCCAGCGCCTGCCAGGACAGATCGCAGCGCACGTGCAGCCGGTTGAGCCGGTTGGCGGTCTGGTATGCCCAGGCCACCGCGGCGGCCAGCACCGCCACCCCGACCAGCACCAGCACGGTTGCCACGATGGTCAGCTCCATCAGTCGCCCACCGTCACCTTGCTGCCGACGCCGGCGACCGTCTCGTAGACCCGGATGATCTGGTCGGCGACCACCGGCCAGTCGAAGCGACGCACCGCCTCGGCGCCGGCCGCCACATACGACGCCCGCAGCGCATCAGCGTCGAGTAGCTCGATCAGGGCGCCGGCCAGGGCCGCCGAATCGTCGACCGGCACCAACCGGCCGGCTTCCCCATCATTGAGCACCCGGCGGAAGGCGTCCAGGTCGCTGGCGACCACCGCGGTCCCGGCGGCCATCGCCTCGGCCAGCACGATCCCGAAGCTCTCCCCACCGGTGTTGGGCGCGCAGTACACGTCGGCGCTGCGCAGGGCCGACGCCTTCTCGGCGTCGTCGACCTGCCCCAAGAAGCGCAGATGGCTCGCCAATTTCCCTGCGCTGCGGCGCAGTTCGTCCTCGTCGCCTCGCCCGACGATCAACACCTGCACATCGGCGTGCCGCTCGACCAACGCCGGAAGTGCCCCCAGCAGCACAGCCATCCCCTTACGGGGCTCGTCGTAGCGGCCAAGAAACAGCACCGTGCGCCCCGCTCGCGGATAGCCCGGCAGCGGCTGCGCCGTCGCGAACGCGGCCACGTCGACCCCGTTGGGGATCTCCACCGCGTCCGAGCCCAGGGCCTCCATCTGCCAGCGCCGGGCCAGATCCGAGACCGCGATGCGGCCGATGATCTTCTCGTGCATCGGCCGCAGCAGGCCCTGCACCACGCTCAGCGTCAGCGACTTGGTCGTCGAGGTGTGAAACGTCGCCACGATCGGGCCCTCGGCCACGTTCAGCGCGAGCATCGACAGGCTGGGGGCGTTCGGCTCATGCAGGTGCAGCACGTCAAAGTCGCCCTTGGCCAGCCATTTTTTGACTTTGCGGTGCGCAGCCGGACTGAACTGCAGGCGGGCCACCGAGCCGTTATAGGGAATCGCGACAGCCTTGCCGGCCGACACCACGTAGTCGGGCAGCACGACATCCGGCGAAGCCGGTGCCAGCACGCTGACGTGATGCCCGCGGGCACGCAGCACCTCCGCCAGCTGCAGTACATGAGCCTGCACCCCGCCGGGTACGTCGAACGAGTAGGGGCAGACCATGCCGATCCGCATCAGGTCTCCCCCAAGCGCGCCCGTCGCGATTCGGGAAGGTCGGCGATCCACTGCGGCTGCATCATGTGCCAGTCCTGCGGGTAGGCCGCGATGCCCTCGGCGAACTTGTCGGCCAGCGCCTGGGTGATCGCTTTAACCCGTTCAGCGACATCACCGCGACCACGGCAGTCCAGCGGAGCCTGGATGTCGATACCCCAGCCCGCGCCGTCGAACCAGCAGTGCACCGGTAGCAGCGGTGCGCCGGTTTCGATCGCGAGCCTGGCCGCACCGGCCGGCATCCGCGTGACGTCGCCGAAGAAGTCGACCGTCACCCCGTTGCGGGTCAGGTCGCGGTCGGCCATCAGACACACCAGGCCGTTGCCGGCCAGTCGCTCGGCGAGGACCTCGAACGGCGGCCGGGGGCCACCGGACAGCGGCAGCACCTCGAAACCCAGGCTCTCCCGGAACGCGAGGAACCGCCGATAGAGCGATTCGGGTTTGAGTCGCTCGGCGACCGTGGTGAATCCGCCATAGGTCTGGGCCATCCATACCCCGGCCATGTCCCAGTTGCCACTGTGCGGCAACGCCAGCACCGCCCCGCGGCCGGCCGCCAGCGCCGCGGCAACTCGGTCACCGCCCCGCGTCGTTTCGTTCAGCCGTGCAGCCAGCGCCGCGTGGTCCATGGCGGGAAGGCGGAACGCCTCGCGCCAGTACCGGGCGTAGGACGCCAGCGAGGCCCGCATCAACTCCGCCGGCACCTGCTTCGGGGCCACCCCGATGACGCGGGCCAAGTTCTTGCGCAGCTGCTCGGGACCTCCGCCACGCGAGGCGAACAGTGCGCCGGCGTCGAACGCGTTGCGGGCGACGAATTCCGGCATCGCGCGCACCAACATCCAGCCCGCGGCGAAGCCGGCGTCGGTGGCCCAGGCATCA
The window above is part of the Mycolicibacter sp. MU0102 genome. Proteins encoded here:
- the pdxT gene encoding pyridoxal 5'-phosphate synthase glutaminase subunit PdxT; translation: MSGSHIGVLALQGDVREHLAALSAVGADPVLVRRRSELDAVDALLIPGGESTTISHLLRELELADPLRARLADGMPAYGSCAGMILLASEILDAGAQGRAAIPLSGIDMAVRRNAFGRQVDSFEGDVVFDGLDEPVHAVFIRAPWVERIGPGVQVLAEAAGHPVAVRQGRVLATSFHPEVTGDRRIHRLFVDIVAGRV
- a CDS encoding NUDIX hydrolase, encoding MELTIVATVLVLVGVAVLAAAVAWAYQTANRLNRLHVRCDLSWQALDAALARRAVVARAVAIDAYGDQVAGRRLAAVADVAERAPRHARESAENALSAELAMVDAQSLPHVMVAELADAEARVLLARRFHNDAVRDTVALRERPLVQVLHLGGTAPMPTYFEIVERAGMVAHGGRGVLDPRISARVVLLDEGGSVLLLCGHDPALPDDAANPAPRWWFTVGGQVLPDEPLAEAAARELAEETGLRVDPGELVGPIWRRDAVFEFNGERIDSQEFFFAYRTARFEPSGAGRTGLEQRYLHGHRWCDAAEIAALAAGGQKVYPLQLGDRLAQAARSVDGGAGADTGLSRIS
- a CDS encoding Coq4 family protein, translating into MAARITGVPEQRDWPAVFGSWRLLANPGRNGGSAFDLIVGLAAPILARSYHQLRAHPNGRRLFAEKPDLLALLGDDDYLASLPVGSLGHAYRSFLRTNRLDAGVFDVDTVIRPIAERRGWDDDFFYMMRRGTALHDMFHTLGGYGPDMGGEFGNLGFHCGQMEPSGALKTLTLGLLGPLIPASPRRKNRYFREAVRRGQRADNLMAAPYEELLDQPIIEVREALGVMPTRSAHPGGHMFIGWMPPGMKPPTRWDYDATLPAA
- a CDS encoding PE family protein gives rise to the protein MPLHVVPEGLAAACARVEALTARLAAAHASAAPVITAVVPPAADLVSVQSAATLSLFGGRHEVVAAQGTAELGRSGIGVGEAGVNYAAGDAAAASVYPNWRLA
- a CDS encoding ABC1 kinase family protein is translated as MADLARGGFRRAVKLASLPAGVAGRAALGVGKRMTGKTKDEVNAELLEKAADEMFKVLGELKGGAMKVGQALSVMEAAIPPQFAEPFREALVKLQSEAPPLPAAKVHRVLDAQLGTKWRERFASFDDTPAASASIGQVHRAVWKDGREVAVKIQYPGADEALRADLKLIQRFNWVAKQVVPGADVDRLVTEINDTLEAELEYRQEADNQRAFAKAYADDPKFFVPAVIASAPKVIVSEWIEGRRLSAIINSGTRQERDSACALLLEFTLSSPARVGLVHADPHPGNFMMLPDGRLGVIDFGAVAEHPEGIPPGFAELLCWARDEQWDEAIRLLKQLGFMPADYDLSAEQLVEYIQPLWPYIDPLRSGEFHFTRKWFQKSALVTTDPMAEGFADRFKMARRLTIPAGYVMLLRTLGGLLGVAVQLDAHVDYAALIERWAPGFFPPEQPPAREQD
- the pdxS gene encoding pyridoxal 5'-phosphate synthase lyase subunit PdxS; translation: MDSAAQNGSAPDGQTGTARVKRGMAEMLKGGVIMDVVTPDQARIAEAAGAVAVMALERVPADIRAQGGVSRMSDPDMIEGIIAAVTIPVMAKVRIGHFVEAQILQSLGVDYIDESEVLTPADYTHHIDKWQYTVPFVCGATNLGEALRRITEGAAMIRSKGEAGTGDVSNATTHMRSIGGEIRRLTSLSEDELFVAAKELQAPYDLVAEVARAGKLPVTLFTAGGIATPADAAMMMQLGAEGVFVGSGIFKSGDPAARAAAIVKATTFYDDPDVLARVSRGLGEAMVGINVEDIAQPHRLAERGW
- the tesB gene encoding acyl-CoA thioesterase II codes for the protein MAIEEILDLEQLEVNIYRGSVFSPLSADNQRTFGGHVAGQALVSAVRTVDPRYRVHSLHGYFLRPGDAKAPTVFTVERVRDGGSFCTRRVNAIQHGETIFNMSASFQTEQQGIEHQDVMPDAPDPKDLPDIAAMKAFDDEGFKAFAEWDLRRVPREQLPHMPGKVAEQQVWFRHRDRLPDDPVLHICALAYMSDLTLLGTSWAIHPGERDVLQVASLDHAMWFMRPFRADEWLLYDQSSPSAGAGRALTQGKIYNRSGDMVAAVMQEGLTRYPSGYQPTGQ
- a CDS encoding YebC/PmpR family DNA-binding transcriptional regulator, translating into MSGHSKWATTKHKKAVIDARRGKNFARLIKNIEVAARVGGGDPSGNPTLFDAIQKAKKNSVPNDNIERARKRGAGEEAGGADYQTITYEGYGPNGVAVLIECLTDNRNRAASEVRVAMTRNGGQMADPGSVAYLFSRKGTVTLDKNGLTEDDVLAAVLDAGAEDVNDLGESFEVISEPGDLVAVRSALVEAGIDYDSAEASFQASVSVPVDVEGARKVLKLVDALEDNDDVQNVWTNVDLSDEVLAALEDE
- a CDS encoding glycosyltransferase family 4 protein, giving the protein MRIGMVCPYSFDVPGGVQAHVLQLAEVLRARGHHVSVLAPASPDVVLPDYVVSAGKAVAIPYNGSVARLQFSPAAHRKVKKWLAKGDFDVLHLHEPNAPSLSMLALNVAEGPIVATFHTSTTKSLTLSVVQGLLRPMHEKIIGRIAVSDLARRWQMEALGSDAVEIPNGVDVAAFATAQPLPGYPRAGRTVLFLGRYDEPRKGMAVLLGALPALVERHADVQVLIVGRGDEDELRRSAGKLASHLRFLGQVDDAEKASALRSADVYCAPNTGGESFGIVLAEAMAAGTAVVASDLDAFRRVLNDGEAGRLVPVDDSAALAGALIELLDADALRASYVAAGAEAVRRFDWPVVADQIIRVYETVAGVGSKVTVGD
- a CDS encoding alcohol dehydrogenase catalytic domain-containing protein, whose translation is MPTHRAVHVAAVDAPLTLVDVDTSSPGPGQVRIAVAACGVCGTDHAFVSGGFPAMTWPLTLGHEIAGTIVEIGPGVTDWQLGERVAVGWFGGHCNHCIPCRKGDFIHCANGQVPSWHYPGGYAESVTVPANALARIPDELSFVEAAPMGCAGVTTYHALRSTRARPGDRVAVLGLGGLGHLGVQFARAMGFETIAIARGEAKEADALALGAHHYIDSTAGDVAAAMAALGGASVVLATAANSRAMADTLGGLAPRGELVIIGVTGEPLPIAPVQLITPGLSVTGHPSGTARDVEETMAFAVLSGVRARIEERPLAQAAEAYAAMEQGRARYRMVLTI
- a CDS encoding TetR/AcrR family transcriptional regulator, coding for MSTGRVTVRGRGRPPGGGNPPEHARELLLDAAERSFARRGYRASTMQVIAAEAGYTRAVIYRHFATRDELLDALVVRVAGRKIAEITARLEPPHGPATLVTESLVIVATEVAQDPLLRVISEHTDEGNVAALIARSATLGELLAGLYELGFRQAAPQLRPGLHSSDAARFVLSTALGLLLGLIPGVQDADQVRRYVRVFVLPALLADPPPAGPVFTV